From Ictidomys tridecemlineatus isolate mIctTri1 chromosome 2, mIctTri1.hap1, whole genome shotgun sequence, the proteins below share one genomic window:
- the LOC144370710 gene encoding olfactory receptor 7G2-like yields the protein MEPTNHTAVSEFLLLGLTEDPALQPLIFSLFLSMYLVTILGNLLIILAVSSDPHLHTPMYFFLSNLSFNDICMGTTTIPKLLMNIQTQDQSISYTGCLSQTCFVLIFGSLENFLLAVMAYDRFVAICHPLRYTVIMNPCLCVLLCLLCLLLSIVHGLLHTLMLLRLSFCTALEIPHFFCELSQVIKLACSDTLVNNLLVYLVSIIFFGVPLFGIIFSYIQIISSILRIPSVGARYKAFSTCGSHLSVVSLFYGTGFGVYMSSAVTESSMKTAVASIMYMLVPQMLNPFIYSLRNREMKGALRHLISGKSSLGLCHGF from the coding sequence ATGGAACCCACAAACCACACAGCTGTTTCAGAATTCCTGCTCCTGGGACTGACAGAggacccagccctgcagcccctcATCTTCAGCctgttcctgtccatgtacctggtcaccatcctggggaacctgctcatcatcctggctgtcagctctgacccccacctccacacccccatgtacttcttcctctccaacctgtccttcaATGACATCTGTATGGGTACAACCACGATCCCCAAGCTGCTGATGAACATCCAAACTCAGGATCAGAGCATCTCATACACAGGCTGCCTCTCCCAGACCTGCTTTGTCTTGATTTTTGGTAGTTTAGAAAATTTTCTCCTTGCAGTGATGGCCTATGATCGCTTTGTGGCCATTTGTCACCCCCTGAGGTACACAGTCATCATGAACCCCTGCCTGTGTGTCCTGCTGTGTCTCCTCTGCCTGCTCCTTAGCATTGTGCATGGCCTCCTCCACACTCTGATGTTGCTgcgactgtccttctgcacagcccTGGAGATCCCCCACTTCTTCTGTGAACTTTCTCAGGTCATCAAGCTGGCCTGTTCTGACACCCTCGTCAATAACCTCCTGGTGTATTTAGTGAGTATCATATTTTTTGGTGTCCCTCTCTTTGggattattttctcttatatccAAATTATCTCCTCTATTTTGAGGATCCCATCAGTGGGTGCAAGGTATAAAGCCTTTTCcacctgtggatctcacctctcAGTTGTGTCCTTATTCTATGGGACAGGTTTTGGAGTGTACATGAGTTCTGCAGTGACTGAATCTTCCATGAAGACTGCAGTGGCTTCAATAATGTACATGTTGGTCCCTCaaatgctgaaccccttcatctacagctTGAGGAACAGGGAAATGAAGGGAGCCCTGAGACATCTCATCAGTGGGAAGTCTTCTCTGGGGTTGTGTCATGGCTTTTAG